Below is a genomic region from Anabas testudineus chromosome 13, fAnaTes1.2, whole genome shotgun sequence.
GTTTGATCAAAAACCTTGTCTCACTTTCTTACACAGGCCACTTCTTAATGATCTTTATCCTGGAGTCTGTCAAACCTGAGGATCGATTAACTAATACCGGAAGCTGTGGATAtttaacttcaaaataaaaccacctcgtttgtgtgtgttgaattaACTATTAAGATCTTTACTTATAAAAATACGTATAAGACGACGTTTTATTCTCTATTATAAATGTGGTAGCCTGCCAGCATGACGTTAACGCACAATTCAGCGTTTACAAAGCGCAGTGCCCTTTTTCCTGGTTGTTAATGTGTAAATTGTTCATGTTCGTGTTGCGTTGAAGAGGTGGAAATCTGAAGGTTTagtttaatacatttctgtACTAAATTTGTGGTTTGGTTCTGCTCCAACCCAAACTGAGATTGAGCAGGTGTTCAGATTTGAGCATCTTAATGTGAAACTAACCGGACGCACGTTGCTCTCACTCCAGGTGATTTTACGCACAGAGGCcgacacccccccccccccctcctctggTTCCTCCGTGCAGAGCGCTCCAGACGCAGAAACAACCCTCCCGCACTGAACTGGAGCTGGGAGTCGGTGGATTGTAGAAACCAAACACGAGTGATTTATTTCTGTGAAGATGACGGAGCGACGCCTCGTTCTGTAGGTaaatagaaaaaactaaaaccaaactGTTCATTCTGAGGGGCTTTGTGGGACTTTGTTCACGGCTTTAAATGTGGTCGGTGGCCGCCGCCTACCTGTTGAATAGATCTattgtttgcttttatgtgaataacaacacgagaaaataaaactgagcagtgaaacattttatttgttaacaCAGAAAACGAGGGTCCACATGTGTTGGGTTCAGCGTGCGTAATGTGCGCAGTTTGTCTTGGAACTAGAAAGAGTGGAGATAAAAAACGAAATATTCTATAACAGAGAGTGaactattctattctattttatgaTTTCATGTAGCTCTAACATTAAAGTGACGTGTAAGACGATGTTGGCCACATTAATCTTCTCCTACAGCCTTCATCAGAAGGTGTGTTTGATCATCGGGCACCAACTCACCCAGTCCGCGTTAAGATGATCTAATTGAtcagttttcattcacattttatcatttagaaCATTAAACAGCCTGTTTCCACATAAAAGTCGTATCAGGAATACGTAGTtctaaaaaaggaaacagggaAATTTATATTAAtgcaaaagacagaaaaacacatcaaatacaaaatccacaaaatacaaatgatgatgatctaATTTCTAAGAAGATTAAACGTTCTGTAACTCAGATCAGTCGGATATGGAGCTCTCTGTGCGAAATTTCCCAAAAAGGGAGGGCGAATCAGTGGTGAGGAAAtattacacaacattaaaacgTAACGGGTGACTCAGATTGGGTCCGTGTTGGTGAGTTACTGCTACCTGGACCTCTCCAGAAATAAACTCAACACAGGAGCAGCACTCAGGCACCGCGGTGCTCCTCCTGGCACAGCGTGAGTACTTTACAGCTGCACACGTATggacatttcttatttttactgTAGAACTGCTTCCACAAAATAAGgctttgtgtttacatgaaGAAGATGTGAGCAGGTTTGTCACAGAGTCAGTTCTGAGCGTCAGAGCAGCTTTCGCTCACATTAGTCCGACTGGAAATAGCTGTCTGCGGATTAGACTGAAAAGAAATAGGTTTGTTCTACTGGTACCACTCGGTCAACTGGTGAGAAAGTCCTCAAGAGGGCAGGGATGATCTCAGAGGCTGGACTTACATaacagacacagggagagacGGAGGGAGTTAACCACTTCAGTTTGGCTTTCATCGCTAATCTTTGCGCTTCAGATTAGAACCAGAAGTGGCCAGGCGGTTTTGTTTAGCTGTTGATTAGTTTTCATATTGTCCTTAGATAAAAGAGGGAGAAATACAACgatctgtttttactttaaagtagaaaaacattttattacgCTGTTAGAGATGAATCGCTGCTTCCGATTGCCTCACCACATGTTTATGCGAAAATGACTTCATGGTGAATAGTGTTGAGTCTGAGCTGAGGAAAACTGACTCACTCTGGTGAAACCTCACAGCCGTATCAACTTCATAGCAGACGAAATCAGCTTTACTTTATCGTAAAAAACAAACGGATTAGCAGACCAGCAGAATGCTCTCTGTCAACAGTCGCCTGCTGTGCGCAATTACGCATGATGCAACAGAGCGCGGAGCATACCGCAATGAAAGGAGCCGTGCCGTCGTGCGCTCGGCGTGTTTGcttatctgtgtttgtccaaGAAGATGACAGGGATCACGGGTGGCTCACTGTCCAGGTTTAGTGGAGCCAGACACCAAATGGAGCCTGACAGCAGAAACAGATGTCAGATCAGCCTGCGCTGTGGCTCGTTGCATCATCAGCAGTGTCCCAAATCCCTCCAGCTTCCAGGAAAGGTGATGCATAGAGGAAGGAAAGAGCAACTGTTGGAAGCATTTCCTCCCCTTTAGATCAGCCTGTAATTTAACTAGGAGCAAAATATTGGAATTGTTGGAAAGTgagactgttttgtttgttccagTTTGAGGTTTCAGATTTGCTTTTAATGTTGAAGTGAGTTACTTATATGTTCATGGGTGGGACTACAGGGATCTCAGTACAGATTATGGTATTATCGTGCAGACCTAAGGTCTgtgaaggttctcagtcatCCGGGTCATGTTTATCCTGAAaaatgctgttcagtggcaactggactctTTAAGTCCTAATGACTGTAAATCATGCCTCATTGAAACCGGAAAGCTTCAGCAGGGCTACATACTGTCCACATGTTAGGGTAAGAGGATGGTAAAGGCTTTATATCCATTAGTAATTACTTTTTGGAGTGTGATAATGTCTTCAATTTAGCTTGTTTTCCACAATTGAAGgcagtaaataaatgtcatgAATTTGGCTTCGGTTCACCTGTTTGTATTTAAACTGAGTGACTGCACAAAAACCCACAAAGTAGACGACTAGACTGGAGACTGAACCTGAGCTCTGAgtcctcacttgtaagtcgctctggataaaagcgtaaataactaaatgtaaacaagTGTGTTTCAGTTTAAGTGACTCTACATTGAATCTCCTCACTAATGTctttaaagggcaacttcatctattttcaacttgcttcttgtgcttgtttcattatttcatatCAATTCATctgggggggatgtgaaggcTCGGGTCAATCCAGACTACAGCATCAGTGGTCTGAGTCACCAGCTGGAAGCATGGAGCTACCTTCATACACGTTCTCCCCAAACTAGAACAACAAGGCGCAGAAAATATGTGAAGTGGCCCTTTAAAGTCCATCTAATTCACTCTTACGATTCATTTTACGGGAACCTGCTGTAGCTCTCCAATATCATTAGAGTCTGTATAATATCTGAGTCacgagagaagaaaaaacagggGAAGTTTTGTAGACAGGAGAAAGGGGATGAAGGCGTTTATGACTTTATTCTCCTTATTCACTGATGAGGAGGGAACCGGCATCCCACCTGCTCTGAGTCAGCTCCAATTCaaaatgagacagaaacaaTTTAACAGGCATTAAAATATCAAGCCCCCCCTCCTGAACTGGACCTGTCTGCTTCTGCTCTGCACTAATATCACattcatgtgtttttgcattgttGTGGTCATACTGTTTTAACAGCACACATCCTCCCTTCAGTGTGGTTTGTTAACACAGCTATTGGATTCATTTGTTCCACTGTTATAAATATAgatgtctttctttgtgttaaAATGAGAGCTGACAAGTTAATATCCCATTAGTTATGACTCTCAGTAGCTTAAATTAGCCCGAGCTGTTAAACATCTTTAATAAATCTGTGGTTCACATGTTCTTAAagtcacacagagacatttgTTATGCTgtgttctttcctctctgtggCTAAAGGACGTCTTTGGTTGGtggggagggagaaaaaagaggatAAATCAagtttttcctcatttaaaaagcacattttgttctttttgctcTTGTCTTGGTGGATTACAGAAGACAAACGCTGAGAGGGAATCCGTCGATTCCTAATTGGAGTCAGAGTCTACAAaccattttctatttttgagccacaaaaagacagaaaccatTTTAATCTTCTGTCCAGTGGTGGAAACATGACTCGTGTACtattttattaagtttaatTTCTCTGGCAGTCAAAGCTACTTTGCAGATTAAGATATAAAGACACAGTTTTAATGGTTAATGGCGTTCAACCATTTGTAGTGATTTTTGTGTCTATTCATAGCTGTCATGtgcctttattgtcattttgtgtcttttgacTGAGATCTGCTGTATTATTAACAATCTCTCTCATGACCACACCGTGTCAGACAGGTCTGTTCATTCAAGCACTAGAATCACAACTTGCACAAAAACCTACTAAACTACACGTAGAAGCACCAAATTTAATTCTTGACTCGATTTGAATTAATAAGTGCTCCACTAAGAAACTTCTCAACATCAATCtgactgtattttaaatgtaatggaGGGAAAAGTACAAATTTTCTCTCTGAACtgtagaaaatgacaaaaatacgCGTCTCAAACTGAGtagttgagtaaatgtacttagttactttcccCCTCAggacacttcctgtttgaatatttaaatgatcaCATGTTGAAGTATCAGAAATTCTGGAACTATGATTTTATGTAAGCAAACAACTAATTTGAGCTCAGTTTAAACAGGAAATGTCGCCTTTTGTCCTGCACATCACTAAATCACTGTTAACTAGGAGACGATAATCCCTCTGTGATctgtattttaaagatttatcttatttgcatttagtttctgtgtgttatgttactatttgattttttttcttttaataatatataaatgttgtAATAATTAACTGTGTACTGTGAAGCAGTCTGAAGTATTTTAGTAGTGTaactgtttagtttttgtgttttttatcgTTACACTAAAACACAAGTAGGAAAACTTGAAATCAGTGGGATGAATTTCTGGTGAAGTCTACATGCTGCCACACGGAAACACGGTTTCCAGAGAACTCCTCGTGAAGGGAGGAGCTGCAAAATTTATCAACTCCAGTTAAGAGGAAAACAGcttttttgctgctgctgtttgttcacTAATACAGTGATAAACCTCACTCATAGTAACCTAGATGTGACCTCGGTGTGAACGTTCACAGGAGCAGTTCAGATGCCATCGTGATGATTATGATTTAAGACgtttattctgtcatttttcagCAGGGATGCAGCACAGACCTCTCCTCTGCTGAAAAATGATGGTCTTCAGTGTCACCTCTTTTAAATTATCAAATCCTTCTCCTCCAACCTTTCCGAACCTCGTGTGAAGGCACTGATTGTCTTCTTAAAATCCAATCTTGACACCAAACCCTCTGAACTCAGAACATAAAACggtttcttgtctttgtgtAGGATGGTGATGGGATCACAAGGTCACCGAGCCCTCAGGCGTGACCTGCGTGTCATCCCATAATTCAGAGTGTTTGTCTCAGGAAAGAGAACTTCAGATTGTTTTTCACTAACAGCCGGCCGCCACACAAGACGAGGAGTCGCGAGCCTGACGCCTCTGAAACCCTATCAGTGCAGTAATTTGAGTCTCTGCTCACTAAACTGAGGGGTCTTTCTGAGGGAGACCCCCCTTTTAGCAAACGCTCGGGATTCTTGGAGTGTTTTTCTCAAATGTCCTCAGGCTCAGTGAAATGTTGTAAATCTCCACCCGCCTCCATTCCTGCCTCCTCCCTTCCTACTCACCCCATCTATCTCCCCTTgcttttcctccctccttcttcatctcttttaaCCTCTCTGActcctttttcctcttgtttctccTCACAGATCTGCAGTGTTTTAACGTCACATTCCTCAAGTTTCTGAAGACGTCGGAGGACTGACCCAGCATCAGACAGCGAGTCCTCCAGAGACCATATTCTTCATTGACAAAGACAAGAGTTCTGAAGAGAGGAGGCCCCAGTGTTTGCTTGGATAtggcttctctgtgtgtgagagaaaggcACAGGGAGCTGATCTGAGGTCAagtccttcctcctctcccccaGAGTCACATGTCAGTGTGAGGCTCAACCCCCGGGGTTGCTATCGCTACACTGACCGACCTAAATACTTGTATACTCACTTGGAAAAGCAGCACAGACTGGATCGCTCAGCTGGGAGTGGATAGAGTCAAGAGAGCTTTTTGTcaagtgtgtttgctttgtgagCTGTTGGTCGAGTTTCTCCTGCTGGTTTTAATCACCCTGAGAACCTGCACCGACTGGAGCTTTATCTCTCTGAATCACCTCCCTTCAAGATGCCGGCAAAGACGCCAATATACTTAAAAACTACAACTCCCAAGAAGGGGAAGAAGCTGAAGCTGCGTGACGTCCTCTCAGGTGACATGATCAGCCCCCCGCTGGGCGACGTGCGTCACAGTGCCCACGTAGGGCCCGAAGGCGAGGGCGACATGTTTGGAGACGTGGGATTCCTCCAGGGTAAGATGGACATGCTGCCGTCCCTGAGTCGAGCTCAGAACGGTCACGTGCGCTCGCACAGCGTGGAGAGACACGTGGACGACGGCTTCGCAACCAAAGAAGACTCACGCAGCTACGCCTACAACGGTTACCACTACCAGCACTCCTCCACCGGCCTGCTGAAGACCACCATCTCCATGCCAGTGTTCGTCGCCCATGAGCAGGCTCCACCCAAACCGCCACGCCTCCACCTGGACgacccctcccctccctctctgtcctcccaACATAACCACTTCCACCACCATCAGCCGCTGACGGAGACCAGCCACAAACAGGCCAACGGCTTCAGCCACACACTGAGCCACCGGCAGCAGCACCCGACGCTGTCGCTCTGTGAGAACGGCGTGGTGGGCCGCTTGGCGTCAGAGCCCTGCCGTGACGTCTCCCTCTCCCCCGCCATCCGCAGGCTCGTCCCCTCCTCTGGGTCCTTCTCTGAGGTCTCCTCTGAGGACTCCATGTCAGAAACCTGCGGGCCCCTGGATGTACGCCGGGGCCTCAGCCTGGACTCTGACGCCGGCCTGAGCAACGAGGATCTGAGGAGTGAACGCAGTGATTCTCCCTGCGCTGCTTTCCACCCGGCTGGTCTCACAGCCCCATCCAATGTGCCACGGTCAGACTCTATGGCGGGGTTAGACCTGGATCTGGGCCCTTCGATTCTGGAGGATGTCCTGAGTATCATGGACCGCTATAAGTCTTTGGACAACCGCTGTGAGCTGTGAATGCAGGAGAGATTAATGTGATGTACAGATATGTCCATACATGATTAAACACGTCCATAAAAACTCTgtgaagagaaggaaggagaacaagggatggaggaggaaaaatgGAGGGTGGAGAGTCTTTCTCAGGAAGACGTCATAGCAGAGTTTAAAGTTAATGAAAGACTTAAAGAGCTGAGAGGTATGTGGACACTTTGACAAGTGTTGGGACATTACTCCAACAGCCGAGGCAACAGGCTGGTCCTGAGGCGCCTTTCATCAAAACTGAACTCAGACTCAAACAGTTCAGCTGTCAGACAATGAGCAGACACCTCGTCCTGCAGCTTCACTCTACATTCCCCTTCTCTGTGGacactttattttctgttaatctCACTTATGCTGAGAATTTTCTGTCCACTTTTCAGCGGGTTAATGGTTAACAGGTCGCCAGCAGAAGCAGATATAGATGTCTCCACTGACCTGGGAAAATCACCCTGTGTGAAGGatatgaagcagcagcaggagtcaCAGCTACTAATGATTAATTTCTTATATTTAGGGCCCACATTTGTGTAGTCACACAGATTCATGCTGTTCTGTTCTGCAGACTAAAAGGTTTCAGAATATTAAGAGCTGCTGTCGTTTACTGTCATGTTTCGGTGCCAGGTTAAATGTGAactttaattttactgtttgtgCTACAAATGAAGCTGAAATCGTGTCAAGCCGCCCTCTAGTGCTACTTttaagaacagcagcagaagaagaagctgattaTTGTAGTGTAGACGCTTCACATGTAAAGAAAGTGCAGCTTTGTAGATAACTGAACCTTTAAAAACACTCCTCTTCCAGGTTTCATCTCCTCATATTCACTGTCTGCATTATCACAGTAGCCTATTATTCAAACGTCATTTATGATGTATGAAtcatgtaaatgtataaataaaatgctcCTATACATATGAACAATTCGTGGACaattattcacacacaaacttaaTCAGGAACTGAACAATGGGATTTTAAAACCACCTTGTGATGTGGTCACTAATCAGACGTAGTACAGTGAGTTATTATTTCATCTACAGCTCAGTCAGAGTAATCAAGCACAAATAATTGgagttaaaataatttagtttaaatttatttattttattagcaaACTTCGCAGCTTGAGGATTTAGATGTCACCTGATGCCATCTTATCATCTTCAAACTGCATCACCGGTGTGCCGCTGTCATCCGGAGGAAGACAGGCCTGTGATGTGTCATCTGCACAGGACGCTGGTGAGGCAGCGTCGTGAACTGGACCCAGTGGCTGCCAGTCGTCTGGGTAAAGCTCTGGTTGTTCCTCTTCAGCGTCTTGGACAGTTTGGGCCGTGTGAAGGACTTTTTTATTGATCCATGACTTTATTTTCTGTGGCGCAGGCCTTGAGATCTTGTGAAGGCGCAGATGAGTCCCTCTTAGTTCTGTCTTCAGCTGGTGCACCTCCAGAATCTTTTCATTCACCAGTTGGAGGAAACTGCTTTTCGTCTGCTCCAAGTGCTCAGtcgcttcctgtagctgctctcTGGTGTTTCTCAACTCGCTGTCGTTATCGAGGGTTTTCTGCAGACAGTTGAGCTGATGTTGAACGTTTTCGTCCATCTGCACGTTGTTGTCTATCGTGTCCTCGGTGAAATGCCGCTGACATGTCTCCAGTTCTTTGACTTTAGTCTTCAGACTGACACAGTCCAGCTCACCGGCCTTCAGTTTGTCAGCCACTTTGCTATTTCTGAGTTCCACCAGTGCATCCTCCAGCTTggactgctgctctgtgattttATCCTGCAGGTGCTTGTTGATGACCATCAGCTCCCCGACTTTCAGAGCTGTGAGAGCGTGGGCTTCCTTTTCTCTGCACCAGTCAGTGGCCACAGTCAGATCTGGCCAACTCCTGGACCGACCTGTCCTCTGAGCCTGATCTGCCCTTTCTTTGCTCTTTGCTGCCTCtttttgcagctgttgtttctcctccttcctctcacaCAGCTGCTTCTTTAGGTTTTCTAGCTCACGCTCGTAGACGTCTGCCTGCTTCTTCAATGCCATGTCTGATTTGGCCTTTTGCAGAGCCAGCCTCTCATCAAAGTCTGCTTGCAGGTGAAGCTCAGATGGGTTGTGTGCAGGTTTTGCATAATTTGAGCGCAGTTTCAGATGAAGTAGGGTTTTTTTGTGcagtttctctttcagcttACTTCGGGAGCTCATCACTGCCATGTCCTGGTGGCACTTTCGTAATTTCTTCTTTACCTCCTGCTCGCTCTTGCGGGAGGCTTCCACCTGTATCCAGAGAGCCTCTGTTAATTGGTCTTTGATGAGAAGCTCCTGGTCAACGCTCTCACAGAATTCCTTAAAGCTCTCCTCCAGCCGGGTGAGCTCCAGCAGGATGCTCTGAATATCTTCCATGTGGACGTCCATTGTTTCCTCAACTCATCAGATTTAACTCTGCCCTGCAGCTGACTCCTGAGCAGCTAGACTAACGTTAGCTTCCTCGTTAGCTTGATGTCAGTGAACTTGGTCAGattgtttaaaagaaaacagaaaatcacaataggttaaaaaaaaaaacatttaaacataaataaaatatacgttttgtgtttatatttaagtttttgTTAAATAGTTCAAATGTTCTACCACTAAGTAGttagatttgtgtttatttttaaaattaatatgcAAATTAACAGATCCAATATTGATTTATATCTATTAGCtgagtgtatttatttatctatagATAAATGGACCAATATTACATATACTGACTTTTTTCGtattcactttaaaataatcaacacaTTACAAAAATTTAAATAGATATCTTTTATTAAGAGTTGGTAATGACCTTAACAATGTGGAAAACCAATTAGAATGTAGGATACAACCCCAGACATACATTAATATACATCTTTTccacatctactgtatgtttagctTCAATCCTGATGTAAAAAGGCCCCTGCAGAAGAAATGGTTTGGtgtcagtaaaaacaaagtagaaaacaGTAGCAGAGGGAGTAAGGCATGAGATAAATGGTGTAACAATAAGGTagatatgatttttaaaaaaaacaataaggtagatatgattaaaaaaacaaattttattgatcccttttGATAAATTGTTGCTGCACAGATGCATATAGATGGTGGTGGTATTATTGTGTTTCATTGTCTTGGGACACATGTTATGAGAAACAGCTACATGTAGAGGCCCATAgggtgcatacacacacacacacacacacacgcacaaacacaatTATATATTAGagtatattttgtctttttctatttccaaTATAAAATTGATTTAATAGATAAAGTTTTCTCATCTAATTGTTcagtatttacatattctgtcaAATAAAAGCATGTATAATGTACAAGACAAATCTCCTGTTTCCTGAAAGACTTTAGACGTTTTCCCAAAATATTAAGACTATATTTCCAGACTTTTTGATAGTAGGATAAACATGTTACAACAGCTGATACTCGGTGAACACGCAAATTAGATATTAGTGGAAAACCTTTAAGATTTTGACAGCTTAATTTGTCTTGagatatttcattatttcactaTTACAAACTTGATTTATTCCAATAGAATATGAATATTAGTAGTTTGTTAAACTCAAATGTGGTCATTTTTAAAGTGGACACTTTTTGTCTGATACCTGTAATTCACGTTTCAACCTTTGGGGGCGGTAACAAGCATTTGCGCATTTAAACTCCCAAAAATCAGCGAAGAAGAAGATTCTCCCTTGTTGGTTACTGCGCGTGTGTTGTTTTAACTTGAACCCaatttatttatgattatttcaTAAACTCAGAAGTGACCAAGAGGCTGCTGCACTTTCTACAAAATGAAGTGAGTGTTTCTACtaaaacatacaagaaaaaCATCCTTGGTTCTAATACGTTGTCAGTGCTAGCTTGAGTTGTAAGGAACAGTTAGCCTCTAAAGCTAATGTAGCTAAATGAAAATCAAACCTGAAAGTAACAGATGTTgtttattcagattattttctaaaatcaaCGTCAGTCAGTGTGTTCGAGTAATTAGATCCATGTGATAGAGCCACCGTCCAAATTAGCACGGTTACATGTAGTATACATCATGGTGGAGTAGCTAAATGCACTTTGTATTCCAACATAGAGTATCTGCAGGTATTAAGTCTAAAACATTGAGTTCAGCATTTAATGTGTAATTAAACTTTAGCTCTAGTAACGTGTCACATATTTTTCTAGTGTTTCCATAGGCAGTAATATGACACGTTTTCTGTGTGATGTTAGCAGAACCGCATTAAAATCTTAAGTACCATATAATTATAAGTCATATGAATT
It encodes:
- the zgc:154093 gene encoding CRIB and BORG_CEP domain-containing protein; its protein translation is MPAKTPIYLKTTTPKKGKKLKLRDVLSGDMISPPLGDVRHSAHVGPEGEGDMFGDVGFLQGKMDMLPSLSRAQNGHVRSHSVERHVDDGFATKEDSRSYAYNGYHYQHSSTGLLKTTISMPVFVAHEQAPPKPPRLHLDDPSPPSLSSQHNHFHHHQPLTETSHKQANGFSHTLSHRQQHPTLSLCENGVVGRLASEPCRDVSLSPAIRRLVPSSGSFSEVSSEDSMSETCGPLDVRRGLSLDSDAGLSNEDLRSERSDSPCAAFHPAGLTAPSNVPRSDSMAGLDLDLGPSILEDVLSIMDRYKSLDNRCEL
- the LOC117152948 gene encoding GRIP1-associated protein 1-like encodes the protein MDVHMEDIQSILLELTRLEESFKEFCESVDQELLIKDQLTEALWIQVEASRKSEQEVKKKLRKCHQDMAVMSSRSKLKEKLHKKTLLHLKLRSNYAKPAHNPSELHLQADFDERLALQKAKSDMALKKQADVYERELENLKKQLCERKEEKQQLQKEAAKSKERADQAQRTGRSRSWPDLTVATDWCREKEAHALTALKVGELMVINKHLQDKITEQQSKLEDALVELRNSKVADKLKAGELDCVSLKTKVKELETCQRHFTEDTIDNNVQMDENVQHQLNCLQKTLDNDSELRNTREQLQEATEHLEQTKSSFLQLVNEKILEVHQLKTELRGTHLRLHKISRPAPQKIKSWINKKVLHTAQTVQDAEEEQPELYPDDWQPLGPVHDAASPASCADDTSQACLPPDDSGTPVMQFEDDKMASGDI